TGGCGGCGCGCGACCAGCTCATCGGCGAGCTGCTCGGGCGGCAGGCGGTACTTGCGCGCGGTGGCGTGCAGTGCCTGCATGCGTTCTTCCACCAGCTGCAGCCGCTCGGGGTCGAGTTCGAGCCGGTCGACATAGCGCGTCAGCGAGTGCGCGGCTTCCTCGGCCTGCACCTGCGCCGGCTCGAGCGCGGCCAGCACGTCGCGCAGCGCGGGGTCGACATCGGCCAGCTGCTGCAGCCGGTGCACGATGCTGTTGAGCGCCGACAGCACCGACCCGTCGGCCTCGGACAGCGCCTCGAGCGCGGCGCGGCTGCCGTCGATCAGGCCGGCGGCATGCGAGAGCCGGTTGTACTCCGACTGGATTTCGTCCCATTCGCCAGGCTGCGGGTTGAGCTTGTCCAGCTCGCCGACCTGCCACTCGAGCCGCTCGCGCTCCAGCTGCATCTCGCGCGACTGGTGCTCGACCGCTTCGCGCTGGCGCACGCAGGCGCGCCAGGCCCGCCAGGCCTCGGCCACGGCGGCGGCCTGCTGCGTCAGCCCGGCATGGGCATCGAACAGCAGCCGCTGCGCATCGGGGCGCAGCAGTTGCTGGTGCGCATGCTGGCCGTGGATATCGACCAGCTGGTCGCCCACTTCGCGCAGCTGTGCCAGGGTGGCGGCAGCGCCGTTGATAAAGGCCTTGCTGCGGCCGCCGGCATCGACGGTACGGCGCAGCAGCACGGTCGGTACGCCGCCGTCTTCTTCGCTGTTGAGTTCGCGCTCGGCCAGCCAGGCATCGAGCGCGGGATGGGTCGAGAAGGTGGCGCTGACGCTGGCGCGCGGCGCGCCTTCGCGCACCACGCCGGCATCGGCGCGCTCGCCCAGCACCAGCGCCAGGGCGTCGATCAGGATCGACTTGCCGGCGCCGGTCTCGCCGGTGAAGACGGTAAAGCCGGAGGCGAAGTCCAGGTCGAGGGTGTCGACGATGACGAAATCACGGATGGACAGGCTGCGCAGCATCGTGGCGGGAAGGGTAGTCGGTCCGATGAAGGGTCGGGCTCGGGCTGAGGGGCGGCTGGATTGCGCTCAGAGGCGGTTGTCTTCGGACGGGTATTCGTGCCAGTGCAGCTTCTTGCGCAGCGTGGCGTAGTAGTTGTAGCCCACCGGGTGCAGCAGGTTGATGGTCTTCTGCGAGCGCCGCACCACGATGCGGTCGCCCGGCAGCAGCGAGGTCAGCGACTGCATGTCGAAGTTGACGCTGGCGTCGCGCGCGCTCGCCACCTCGATGGTTACCTCGGCGTCGTGCGGCAGCACGATCGGCCGGTTGGACAGCGCGTGCGGGGCGATCGGCACCAGCACCACGCCCGACAGCGTGGGGTGCAGGATCGGGCCGCCGGCCGACAGCGCGTAAGCGGTGGAGCCGGTCGCGGTCGACACGATCAGGCCGTCGGAGCGCTGGTTGTACATGAAGTGGCCGTCCACCGAAACCGCCAGCTCGACCATGCCCGAAATGCCGGAGCGGTTCACCACCACATCGTTCAGCGCCAGCGCGGAGAAGATGTCCATGTCGTCGCGCACCACGCGCGAGGCCAGCAGCAGCCGCGTCTCGGACTCGTAGCGGCCGTCGAGCATGTCGGGCAGCACCGTATGCGCATCTTCCAGCGCGATGTCGGTCA
The window above is part of the Cupriavidus taiwanensis LMG 19424 genome. Proteins encoded here:
- the recN gene encoding DNA repair protein RecN, with amino-acid sequence MLRSLSIRDFVIVDTLDLDFASGFTVFTGETGAGKSILIDALALVLGERADAGVVREGAPRASVSATFSTHPALDAWLAERELNSEEDGGVPTVLLRRTVDAGGRSKAFINGAAATLAQLREVGDQLVDIHGQHAHQQLLRPDAQRLLFDAHAGLTQQAAAVAEAWRAWRACVRQREAVEHQSREMQLERERLEWQVGELDKLNPQPGEWDEIQSEYNRLSHAAGLIDGSRAALEALSEADGSVLSALNSIVHRLQQLADVDPALRDVLAALEPAQVQAEEAAHSLTRYVDRLELDPERLQLVEERMQALHATARKYRLPPEQLADELVARRQQLDDLQAAQDLNKVMAREAAAKAAYLTLAQHLSHARKEAAQALSGAVTDAMQGLSMAGGSFVAALNALDEGQSYGLEQVEFLVAGHAGVSARPLARVASGGELARISLAISVITSEASPTPTLIFDEVDTGIGGAVAEVVGRRLQELGRARQVLCVTHLPQVAAQAGTHLLVSKETTAEADASVTRSRIRVLDPAGRVVETARMLGGATVTATTLQHAEEMLAQGMADSGAGQPARAGKDGKRGRRAAAG
- a CDS encoding NAD kinase gives rise to the protein MSAPPKASAVRTPFKTVALVGRYSTAGIEGPLEEIASYILRNGQDVVFERETALATGLTAYPALSAEEIGRQADVAVVLGGDGTLLGIARQLAGYDVPLIGVNHGRLGFMTDIALEDAHTVLPDMLDGRYESETRLLLASRVVRDDMDIFSALALNDVVVNRSGISGMVELAVSVDGHFMYNQRSDGLIVSTATGSTAYALSAGGPILHPTLSGVVLVPIAPHALSNRPIVLPHDAEVTIEVASARDASVNFDMQSLTSLLPGDRIVVRRSQKTINLLHPVGYNYYATLRKKLHWHEYPSEDNRL